Proteins encoded together in one Ipomoea triloba cultivar NCNSP0323 chromosome 4, ASM357664v1 window:
- the LOC116017178 gene encoding phosphatidate cytidylyltransferase 5, chloroplastic-like isoform X2, translated as MASYVEFGKCKMVRFSPTSVCTCRPSYPFPKAAALKRPVYPKFSLKLVFDGPKYALRASRAIFARRQRLRLIAVAARAEGDLLGAAGTPEEVNPASDSLAREKSSQLTKRVVFGLAIGFSAGGVVLAGGWVFTLALAAAVFVGAREYFELVRSRGIAAGMTPPPRYVSRVCSVICALMPILTLYLGQIDVSVTFAAFVVATTLLLQRRIPRFSQLTSAMFGLFYCGYLPCFWVKLRCSLAVPALHTRIAQAWPVLLGGQTQWTVGLVASLISISSIIAADTYAFFGGKVFGRTPLTDISPKKTWEGALAGIGGCIATTAVLSKLLSWPQSMLRLL; from the exons ATGGCGTCCTATGTAGAATTCGGAAAATGCAAAATGGTACGCTTCTCTCCCACTTCCGTCTGCACTTGCCGCCCCTCCTACCCCTTTCCGAAAGCTGCAGCCTTGAAACGACCCGTTTACCCGAAATTCAGCTTGAAGCTGGTTTTCGATGGCCCGAAATATGCTCTGAGGGCCTCCCGGGCGATTTTTGCAAGGCGCCAACGCCTTAGGTTGATTGCGGTGGCGGCTCGGGCCGAGGGCGACCTCCTCGGTGCTGCCGGAACCCCAGAG GAAGTTAACCCAGCCAGCGATTCATTGGCAAGGGAGAAATCAAGTCAATTGACAAAAAGGGTAGTCTTTGGTCTAGCTATTGGTTTTTCAGCTGGAGGTGTGGTATTGGCCGGAGGGTGGGTTTTCACACTGGCCCTGGCTGCTGCTGTTTTTGTAGGTGCCAGAGAGTACTTTGAATTGGTTAGAAGTCGTGGAATTGCTGCTGGAATGACCCCACCTCCCCGATATGTGTCACGAGTTTGCTCTGTGATCTGTGCTCTTATGCCTATTCTGACACT ATACTTGGGCCAAATAGATGTTTCTGTGACATTTGCAGCCTTTGTTGTTGCCACAACACTACTTCTGCAAAGGAGAATTCCTCGTTTTTCCCAGCTTACCAGTGCCATGTTTGGGCTCTTCTACTGTGGTTATCTTCCCTGTTTCTGGGTTAAGTTGAGATGCAGTTTAGCAGTGCCAGCACTACATACAC GAATAGCACAAGCCTGGCCAGTCTTATTAGGAGGCCAAACTCAATGGACGGTGGGTCTTGTGGCATCCTTGATTTCTATTAGTAGTATCATTGCAGCAGACACATATGCTTTTTTCGGCGGGAAG GTTTTTGGTAGGACACCGCTTACTGATATTAGTCCAAAGAAGACTTGGGAGGGAGCTCTAGCAGGTATTGGTGGTTGTATAGCCACTACTGCGGTATTGTCAAAGTTACTGAGCTGGCCTCAATCTATGCTAAGGT TGCTGTAG